A DNA window from Geminocystis sp. NIES-3709 contains the following coding sequences:
- a CDS encoding site-specific DNA-methyltransferase: protein MSISIYHDDCIKYMDLLDDSTIDCILTDPPYLTTDLQFDRDGIDIEGLCNNILRVLKPNGYFISFGGIELLGQLCQYFPVRWTGVWIKPNGVMRSSVAKKPRSQSELYAVMAHPKYKVSDLTYNKMYLEGEPYRSVQRKQEIKRGGKDCLSRINTSAWGKDGYVIENNGTREQTDVIYAPNKQSMVLTERTDHPTQKPLSLLKTLLYMCTNEKDLVLDPFCGSGSTAIACHEMNRSCITIEKDNNYYLIARKRISQAMEQQRLAL, encoded by the coding sequence ATGAGTATAAGCATATATCATGATGACTGCATAAAATACATGGATTTGTTAGATGATAGTACTATCGACTGTATTTTGACTGATCCACCGTATTTAACCACTGACCTCCAGTTTGATAGGGATGGTATTGACATAGAAGGGTTATGCAATAATATTTTGAGAGTATTAAAGCCTAATGGCTACTTTATCAGCTTTGGCGGTATTGAATTGTTAGGACAGTTGTGTCAATATTTCCCCGTCAGATGGACTGGTGTTTGGATTAAACCAAATGGCGTAATGCGTAGCTCTGTTGCTAAAAAGCCACGCTCTCAGTCTGAACTATATGCTGTTATGGCACATCCAAAATATAAGGTAAGTGACTTGACTTATAATAAGATGTATTTAGAAGGAGAACCTTATCGTAGTGTACAGAGAAAACAGGAGATAAAAAGAGGTGGTAAAGACTGCCTGAGTAGAATCAATACCTCTGCATGGGGTAAAGACGGTTATGTGATAGAGAATAACGGGACACGAGAGCAGACAGATGTAATATATGCACCGAATAAACAATCTATGGTTCTTACTGAGAGGACAGACCATCCCACACAGAAGCCATTATCTTTACTGAAAACATTACTTTATATGTGTACTAATGAGAAAGATTTAGTGCTAGACCCATTCTGTGGTAGTGGCAGTACGGCTATTGCTTGTCACGAGATGAATCGCAGTTGTATCACCATAGAAAAAGATAATAATTATTATTTAATAGCACGGAAAAGAATATCACAGGCAATGGAACAGCAAAGATTAGCACTATGA
- a CDS encoding helix-turn-helix transcriptional regulator, whose protein sequence is MDTLRKLRVARGLSQAEVAEIIAVRQRTISKWEKLQQLPNIADAVLLARCYNTDLLRIAQALGIDTSDINNNCLDTINDVNKN, encoded by the coding sequence ATGGACACTTTAAGAAAGCTAAGGGTAGCGAGAGGGTTATCACAAGCGGAGGTAGCGGAAATTATTGCAGTTAGACAGCGTACCATCTCCAAATGGGAAAAACTGCAACAATTGCCTAATATTGCCGATGCTGTTCTTCTAGCCCGATGTTATAATACCGATTTACTTCGTATCGCTCAAGCTCTCGGTATTGATACCTCAGATATAAATAATAACTGCCTTGACACAATTAATGATGTCAATAAAAATTAG
- a CDS encoding DUF3987 domain-containing protein, whose amino-acid sequence MYSITQLGNRYAVCKDKIYLDTQWQKGKSYDYCMEEIAKGRANGYGIITGEVEGLGLVAIDFDGESSTAVAEAIGLWLNDNDTTQWTSGKKGHHQRLYKIPQPHLPFWSDITKHDLKQVGKAKAIGDEHLEIRYNNHASVLPESVHPETGYYKWINGSEARELSFAESYDLLNQCTIFHSEVTADDELNLIHEALTYISPDDYHTWVMVGASLYRHGIDITVWEAWSQQSPKYKPQEINTKWQSFSKITNINLGTLIHYAKVNGFDQSQWMRQNLKKQRKALNNTLNNSNPDTAENNVISLTQQLVDKLSSPDIAPDQRDLQIAVFCHQHKVSSNTICRAIESRQRQTDTELDLEQLSKTFNDLSAVPQQKLDLAYLLGDYPATVIEQIASVVPTNPDALLTIMLPVIASVIGTRSNIVVNHHIGYYVPFILRTMIVAPSGKKKSPTARLAIDCLHKKNYQLYQRYLSDYEYYQEQLEEKGNKPQEPKQSYVLLQDATIDGMITAHAENPNGFLVYCDEVYGYFNRMNKFTKGGDDVQRDLELYEGKPLIKTRKSKESNVYLPRTAISITGTIQEVALQQILGNKQDLTGISARWLMWCGNMPNGYLQDRTAVDDSFAEMMKYITDSLWYMDLTDLTISDEAYRLLQQWQRTVIDAIPNCNSLQSETKHSKIESDCVKIAGVLHYFYKILHDIEGTEITANIMERAIIIANYYLNHYSYLVEKANGTLLSARLLKVLDIVQRRVIVTANDVFKSSRQFKTDGMTTADVAQLLLQLVALGKAERIATNKGVKVKYVGEKK is encoded by the coding sequence ATACACAGTGGCAGAAAGGTAAATCTTATGATTATTGCATGGAGGAGATAGCTAAAGGTAGAGCCAATGGCTATGGTATCATAACAGGCGAGGTTGAAGGGTTGGGACTGGTTGCGATCGACTTTGATGGCGAATCATCAACGGCAGTAGCGGAAGCAATAGGATTGTGGTTAAACGATAATGATACTACTCAGTGGACTTCTGGTAAAAAGGGACATCATCAAAGACTCTACAAAATACCACAACCTCATCTGCCTTTTTGGAGTGACATCACTAAACATGACCTAAAACAAGTAGGAAAGGCTAAAGCAATTGGCGATGAGCATTTAGAAATAAGGTATAATAATCATGCTTCGGTGTTACCTGAGTCAGTACATCCAGAAACAGGATATTATAAATGGATAAATGGTTCTGAAGCTAGAGAATTATCATTTGCGGAATCTTATGATCTACTTAATCAATGCACTATATTCCATAGTGAAGTAACGGCTGACGATGAGCTAAATCTGATTCACGAAGCCTTAACCTATATATCACCTGATGACTATCATACTTGGGTGATGGTCGGTGCTTCATTGTACCGTCATGGCATAGATATTACAGTTTGGGAAGCGTGGAGTCAACAATCGCCGAAATATAAACCTCAAGAAATTAATACTAAATGGCAATCTTTTAGTAAAATTACCAATATCAATTTGGGGACATTGATACATTATGCAAAAGTTAACGGATTTGACCAAAGTCAATGGATGCGTCAGAACCTAAAAAAACAACGCAAAGCCCTTAATAATACCCTCAATAATAGTAATCCTGACACAGCAGAAAATAACGTTATATCGCTTACTCAGCAATTAGTAGATAAATTATCCTCTCCTGATATTGCCCCTGACCAACGTGATTTACAAATAGCAGTATTCTGTCATCAACATAAAGTTAGTAGTAATACCATATGTAGAGCGATTGAATCACGGCAACGGCAAACAGACACAGAACTAGACCTTGAACAACTTAGTAAAACTTTTAATGATTTATCCGCAGTTCCACAGCAAAAGTTAGACCTAGCCTATCTTTTGGGCGATTATCCAGCTACCGTAATTGAACAAATAGCTTCTGTTGTGCCAACTAATCCAGATGCTTTACTAACTATTATGTTACCTGTTATAGCCTCCGTAATAGGTACAAGAAGTAATATAGTAGTTAACCACCACATAGGTTATTATGTGCCGTTCATTCTCAGAACAATGATTGTTGCACCTTCTGGAAAAAAGAAATCACCTACCGCCCGTCTAGCGATCGACTGTCTGCACAAAAAGAATTACCAATTATACCAACGGTATCTCTCGGACTATGAATATTACCAAGAACAACTAGAGGAAAAAGGCAATAAACCTCAAGAACCTAAACAATCCTATGTGCTTTTGCAAGACGCAACTATTGACGGGATGATTACAGCCCATGCAGAAAATCCTAATGGCTTTCTCGTTTACTGTGATGAGGTTTATGGTTACTTTAACAGAATGAACAAATTTACTAAGGGTGGTGATGATGTACAACGTGACCTTGAACTATATGAGGGAAAACCACTTATCAAGACAAGGAAAAGCAAGGAAAGCAATGTCTATCTTCCGAGAACAGCTATAAGCATAACAGGTACTATACAGGAGGTAGCACTACAACAAATATTAGGGAACAAACAAGACCTAACTGGTATTTCAGCAAGGTGGTTAATGTGGTGTGGCAATATGCCAAATGGGTATTTACAGGACAGAACCGCAGTAGATGATAGCTTTGCAGAAATGATGAAATACATTACCGATAGCTTATGGTATATGGATTTGACTGATTTAACTATATCAGATGAAGCCTACCGATTATTACAACAATGGCAACGTACCGTAATAGATGCTATTCCTAATTGTAATAGCCTACAATCAGAAACTAAACATAGTAAGATTGAGTCTGATTGTGTAAAAATAGCAGGAGTTTTACATTATTTCTACAAGATTTTACATGATATAGAAGGCACTGAAATAACAGCAAATATAATGGAACGGGCGATAATTATAGCTAATTATTACCTTAATCATTATAGCTACCTTGTTGAAAAAGCCAATGGTACTCTATTAAGTGCTAGGCTACTAAAAGTATTAGATATAGTACAGAGGCGGGTGATAGTAACAGCTAATGATGTGTTTAAATCCAGCAGACAGTTCAAAACTGATGGTATGACTACTGCTGATGTAGCACAATTATTATTACAGTTGGTAGCTTTAGGAAAAGCTGAGAGAATAGCCACAAACAAAGGAGTAAAGGTTAAATATGTAGGAGAGAAGAAATAG